A single region of the Hyphomicrobiales bacterium genome encodes:
- the ppdK gene encoding Pyruvate, phosphate dikinase, which translates to MAKWVYTFGDGRAEGEAGMKNLLGGKGANLAEMSNLGLPVPPGFTITTEVCTYFYENGQSYPPDLTAAVDAALAHIGGLTSKTFGDEANPLLVSVRSGARASMPGMMDTVLNLGLNDVTVEAVAKAAGDERFAWDSYRRFITMYSDVVLGVGHHHFEEALELYKERKGLDLDTDLAADDWKVLVKSYKDIVQKQLGKPFPQDPSEQLWGAIGAVFGSWMNARANKYRELHGIPSSWGTAVNVQSMVFGNMGDSSATGVAFTRNPSTGERALYGEFLINAQGEDVVAGIRTPQDITEAARIASGSNKPSLEKEMPAAYTELVRIYGLLEKHYRDMQDLEFTIENGKLWMLQTRNGKRTAKAALRIAVELAAEGLITEEEAVTRVEPAALDQLLHPTIDPKAERKVLATGLPASPGAASGAIVFTSEEAEEAKKAGRKVILVRVETSPEDIHGMHAAEGILTTRGGMTSHAAVVARGMGKPCVSGAGSLRVDGAAGTMIAAGVTLKRGEIITIDGGTGQVLAGKVKMLEPELSGEFSTLMGWADKVRRMKVRANAETPLDAKTARTFGAEGIGLCRTEHMFFNGERILAVREMILADDEAGRRAALAKLLPMQRADFVELFTIMQGLPLTIRLLDPPLHEFLPRTDEEVAEVAASTGTSVAKLNARAHELHEFNPMLGFRGVRLAVAFPEIAEMQARAIFEAAVEAGKTTGQPVTPEIMVPLVMTKAELDLTKERIDAMAKAVAAETGVTIAYQVGTMIELPRAAIKAGDIARTAEFFSFGTNDLTQTTLGISRDDAGSFLGSYTAKGILPADPFVTIDVEGVGELVKLAVERGRAERPGIKLGICGEHGGDPASVAFCETVGLDYVSCSPYRVPIARLAAAQAALSARKAKGA; encoded by the coding sequence ATGGCAAAATGGGTCTACACTTTCGGCGACGGTCGCGCCGAGGGCGAGGCGGGCATGAAGAACTTGCTTGGCGGCAAGGGTGCCAACCTCGCGGAAATGTCCAATCTGGGACTTCCTGTGCCTCCGGGGTTTACGATCACCACGGAGGTTTGCACCTACTTCTACGAGAACGGCCAGAGCTATCCGCCGGACCTTACGGCGGCTGTCGACGCCGCGCTCGCCCATATCGGCGGGCTGACGTCCAAGACCTTCGGCGATGAGGCCAATCCGCTCCTCGTCTCCGTGCGTTCCGGCGCACGCGCCTCGATGCCGGGCATGATGGACACGGTCCTCAATCTCGGTCTCAACGACGTGACTGTCGAGGCCGTGGCCAAGGCGGCGGGCGATGAGCGTTTCGCCTGGGACAGCTACCGCCGCTTCATCACCATGTATTCCGACGTTGTGCTCGGCGTCGGTCACCATCATTTCGAGGAGGCGCTGGAGCTCTACAAGGAGCGCAAGGGCCTCGACCTCGACACCGATCTCGCCGCGGATGACTGGAAGGTCCTGGTCAAGAGCTACAAGGACATTGTCCAGAAGCAGCTCGGCAAGCCGTTCCCGCAGGACCCGTCCGAGCAGTTGTGGGGCGCCATCGGCGCCGTCTTTGGCTCCTGGATGAACGCGCGCGCGAACAAGTATCGCGAGTTGCACGGCATCCCGTCGAGCTGGGGCACGGCCGTGAATGTGCAGTCCATGGTGTTCGGCAACATGGGCGACAGCTCGGCGACGGGCGTGGCCTTCACCCGCAATCCCTCGACGGGCGAGCGCGCCCTCTATGGCGAATTCCTCATCAACGCCCAGGGCGAGGATGTGGTCGCCGGCATCCGCACGCCGCAGGACATCACCGAGGCCGCGCGCATCGCGTCGGGCTCGAACAAGCCTTCTCTCGAGAAGGAGATGCCGGCCGCCTATACCGAGCTGGTGCGCATCTATGGCCTGCTCGAGAAGCACTACCGCGACATGCAGGATCTCGAATTCACCATCGAGAACGGCAAGCTGTGGATGCTGCAGACCCGCAACGGCAAGCGCACCGCCAAGGCGGCATTGCGCATCGCTGTCGAACTCGCGGCCGAAGGGCTGATCACCGAGGAAGAGGCCGTGACGCGCGTCGAGCCCGCCGCGCTCGACCAGCTCCTGCATCCGACCATTGATCCGAAGGCCGAGCGCAAGGTGCTCGCCACCGGCCTGCCGGCTTCGCCGGGGGCCGCTTCCGGCGCGATCGTCTTCACCTCGGAAGAGGCGGAGGAGGCCAAGAAGGCCGGCCGCAAGGTCATCCTCGTGCGTGTCGAGACGAGCCCGGAAGACATCCATGGCATGCACGCGGCCGAGGGCATCCTCACCACCCGCGGCGGCATGACCTCGCACGCTGCTGTCGTGGCGCGCGGCATGGGCAAGCCTTGCGTCTCGGGCGCCGGCAGCCTGCGCGTCGACGGCGCGGCAGGAACGATGATCGCCGCCGGTGTCACGCTGAAGCGCGGCGAGATCATCACCATCGACGGCGGCACCGGGCAGGTGCTGGCCGGTAAGGTCAAGATGCTCGAGCCGGAACTGTCCGGCGAGTTCAGCACGCTTATGGGCTGGGCCGACAAGGTGCGCCGCATGAAGGTGCGCGCCAATGCCGAGACGCCGCTCGATGCCAAGACCGCCCGGACATTCGGCGCCGAGGGCATCGGCCTGTGCCGCACCGAGCACATGTTCTTCAACGGCGAGCGCATCCTGGCCGTCCGTGAGATGATCCTGGCCGACGACGAGGCCGGCCGCCGCGCCGCTCTCGCCAAGCTCCTGCCGATGCAGCGCGCCGATTTCGTCGAGCTGTTCACCATCATGCAGGGCTTGCCGCTGACGATCCGCCTGCTCGACCCGCCGCTGCACGAGTTCCTGCCGCGCACCGACGAGGAAGTGGCGGAAGTCGCGGCCTCCACGGGCACGAGCGTCGCCAAGCTGAACGCGCGCGCGCACGAGCTCCATGAGTTCAACCCGATGCTCGGCTTCCGCGGCGTGCGGCTGGCGGTGGCCTTCCCCGAGATCGCCGAGATGCAGGCCCGCGCCATCTTCGAGGCGGCGGTGGAAGCCGGCAAGACCACGGGCCAGCCGGTGACGCCGGAAATCATGGTGCCGCTCGTCATGACCAAGGCCGAGCTCGACCTGACGAAGGAACGCATTGACGCGATGGCCAAGGCGGTTGCCGCCGAGACGGGTGTCACCATCGCCTATCAGGTCGGCACCATGATCGAGCTGCCCCGTGCGGCGATCAAGGCGGGCGATATCGCCAGGACGGCGGAGTTCTTCTCCTTCGGCACCAACGATCTCACCCAGACGACGCTCGGCATCTCGCGCGACGACGCCGGCTCGTTCCTCGGCTCCTACACCGCCAAGGGCATCCTGCCGGCGGATCCCTTCGTCACGATCGATGTCGAGGGTGTGGGTGAGTTGGTCAAGCTCGCGGTCGAGCGCGGCCGCGCGGAGCGCCCCGGCATCAAGCTTGGTATCTGCGGCGAGCATGGCGGCGATCCGGCCTCGGTGGCCTTCTGCGAGACGGTTGGGCTCGACTACGTGTCGTGCTCGCCCTATCGCGTGCCGATCGCGCGTCTTGCCGCCGCGCAGGCGGCTTTGTCGGCCCGAAAGGCGAAGGGCGCGTAA
- a CDS encoding Spore germination cell wall hydrolase CwlJ-like protein, translating into MRLRRRSSLTIGAAWALGTVAPWALACGMLVSFTASAGQNLTAEVVFSPVRSAIINDGAVLIQAVQSRQVAPMIALPGMGIEGLQTASLSFEMPLDILPVRPEIPPKDELKASHEGYPQLDRSAKGDPLVRLRPGLSRTQPALPARPQAPFDVIFSQNERVLPQTIFMPGSTEIPAYEDMLAFEPLSPEDLTLTEQATAPRSPEVTGAGGTRTVVGENGATPSAPRAAVLASTTPAPADGTPMEIAAAPVSLPPLAADGQQNMSTIAKSDGSRPNYASLVDSARGAAEEQCLAEAVYFEARGETPQGQAAVAQVVLNRAKSGLYPSTICGVVYQNRHRYKACQFSFACEGRSLRVTEQGPWQRAQRVASEVLRGKVYLSEVGGSTHYHADYVRPYWAKRLKKMDVIGRHIFYKLRPGQT; encoded by the coding sequence ATGCGTTTGCGTCGTCGATCCAGCTTGACCATTGGAGCTGCCTGGGCCCTGGGCACCGTTGCTCCGTGGGCGCTCGCATGCGGTATGCTGGTATCCTTCACGGCCAGCGCCGGCCAGAACCTCACTGCCGAAGTCGTGTTCTCTCCCGTGCGCTCCGCGATCATCAACGATGGCGCCGTGTTGATTCAGGCTGTGCAGTCACGGCAGGTCGCGCCGATGATCGCCCTGCCGGGCATGGGTATTGAAGGCCTGCAGACGGCGAGCCTGTCCTTTGAGATGCCTCTCGATATCCTCCCTGTCCGGCCGGAAATCCCGCCGAAGGATGAGCTGAAGGCCTCCCATGAAGGCTATCCCCAGCTTGATCGCAGCGCGAAGGGCGATCCGCTCGTGCGCCTACGTCCGGGGTTGAGCCGCACCCAGCCGGCCCTGCCTGCGCGACCGCAGGCGCCGTTCGATGTCATATTCTCGCAGAACGAACGTGTGCTGCCGCAGACCATCTTCATGCCCGGGTCGACCGAGATCCCCGCTTATGAGGATATGCTGGCCTTTGAGCCGCTCTCCCCCGAAGACCTCACCCTGACCGAACAGGCGACCGCGCCGCGATCACCCGAGGTGACCGGGGCGGGCGGCACACGCACCGTCGTCGGCGAGAATGGCGCCACGCCCTCCGCGCCGCGCGCCGCGGTGCTCGCCTCCACAACACCGGCACCTGCCGACGGGACGCCGATGGAGATCGCGGCGGCGCCCGTTTCGCTGCCGCCGCTCGCCGCCGACGGCCAGCAGAATATGAGCACGATCGCCAAGTCCGACGGCTCCCGCCCGAACTATGCCAGCCTCGTCGACAGCGCCCGTGGCGCCGCCGAGGAGCAGTGCCTGGCGGAAGCCGTCTATTTCGAGGCACGGGGTGAAACGCCGCAGGGCCAGGCCGCCGTCGCGCAGGTCGTGCTCAACCGCGCCAAGAGCGGCCTTTATCCCTCGACCATCTGCGGCGTCGTCTACCAGAACCGCCATCGCTACAAGGCTTGCCAGTTCTCCTTCGCCTGCGAGGGACGGTCGCTGCGCGTCACCGAACAGGGCCCCTGGCAGCGCGCCCAGCGCGTCGCCAGCGAGGTGCTGCGCGGCAAGGTCTATCTCTCGGAGGTCGGTGGCTCGACGCATTATCACGCCGACTACGTGCGCCCCTATTGGGCGAAGCGCCTCAAGAAGATGGACGTCATCGGCCGCCACATCTTCTACAAGCTGAGGCCCGGGCAGACTTAA
- the nadC gene encoding putative nicotinate-nucleotide pyrophosphorylase (carboxylating) (Evidence 3 : Putative function from multiple computational evidences), protein MQDLVLNPLTVREAVIQALAEDLGRAGDITTNACIPAGTPASLVIASRATGVISGIDVAEEAFRQIDSGVQFTADVRDGGRVEAGTIVARVSGPARSILSAERVALNFMGRMSGIASLTARYVERVAHTRARIVDTRKTTPLLRAFEKHAVRCGGGMNHRFGLDDAVLIKDNHIAVAGSIAAALRAAKAHAGHMVKIEIEVDTLAQLVEVLDEGADVVLLDNMAPSLLRQAVEMVGGRMLTEASGGINLDTVAAVAETGVDMISVGALTHSAPVMDLGLDVKVG, encoded by the coding sequence ATGCAGGATCTCGTGCTCAATCCACTGACGGTGCGCGAAGCGGTCATCCAGGCCCTGGCCGAAGACCTTGGCCGGGCCGGCGATATCACCACCAATGCCTGCATTCCGGCAGGAACGCCGGCATCACTCGTCATCGCGTCACGCGCGACCGGTGTCATTTCCGGCATCGACGTCGCGGAGGAAGCCTTCCGCCAGATCGACTCCGGCGTGCAATTCACCGCGGATGTGCGCGACGGCGGCCGTGTCGAGGCCGGGACCATCGTGGCACGCGTGTCGGGGCCCGCGCGCTCCATCCTGTCGGCCGAGCGCGTGGCTCTCAACTTCATGGGCCGGATGTCAGGCATCGCCTCGCTCACCGCCCGCTATGTGGAACGGGTCGCCCATACCCGCGCGCGCATCGTCGACACGCGCAAGACGACGCCGCTCCTTCGCGCCTTCGAGAAGCACGCCGTGCGCTGCGGCGGCGGCATGAACCACCGCTTCGGCCTCGATGACGCGGTGCTGATCAAGGACAACCACATCGCGGTTGCCGGCTCCATCGCCGCCGCGCTCCGCGCCGCCAAGGCCCATGCGGGCCATATGGTGAAGATCGAGATCGAGGTCGACACATTGGCCCAGCTCGTCGAGGTACTCGACGAGGGCGCCGATGTCGTCCTGCTCGACAACATGGCGCCGTCCCTGCTGCGCCAGGCCGTCGAGATGGTCGGCGGTCGCATGCTGACGGAGGCTTCCGGCGGCATCAATCTCGATACGGTCGCAGCCGTCGCCGAGACCGGTGTCGACATGATCTCGGTCGGCGCGCTCACCCATTCGGCGCCCGTGATGGATCTCGGCCTTGATGTGAAGGTGGGTTAA
- the nadB gene encoding L-aspartate oxidase has translation MSQPDIVIIGGGLAGLFTALKLSPLPCLVLSPRPLGEGAASAWAQGGIAAAMAEGDSPESHAADTMIAGAGLVDEAAALSLAQEAPERIFELLDYGVPFDRDLEGRLLQSREAAHSFRRIVRVGGDTAGHAVMQALIAAVRKTPSITVREGFIAEDLVVTDGRVTGVFARGEGGAADKATFFPTRAAVLATGGAGHLYRVTTNPPESNGIGLAIAARAGAVIADTEFVQFHPTGIDIGRDPAPLASEAIRGDGAVLINKAGERFMLHLHPDAELAPRDVVARGVFAEIAAGRGAFIDAREALGRHFAEHFPTAYAACASVGIDPAVQPIPIAPAAHYHMGGVVTDAHGRTSLPGLWAAGEVASTGVHGANRLASNSLLEAVVFGARVATDLKGLDAPAASTVVPLRQPRAGLPTARDKEAISRLRAVMQADVGVIRDDAGLKRAIATIMDIDASAESIMLAHMATAAFLVAAPALLRQESRGGHFRADFPRTDDAWARRTMTTLTALETVTATELGLTRQRAAGE, from the coding sequence ATGTCCCAGCCCGATATCGTCATCATCGGTGGCGGGCTCGCCGGCCTCTTCACGGCCCTCAAGCTCAGCCCCCTGCCCTGCCTCGTGCTCTCGCCGCGCCCCCTCGGGGAAGGCGCGGCATCGGCCTGGGCCCAAGGGGGCATCGCCGCCGCGATGGCGGAAGGCGACAGCCCGGAGAGCCACGCGGCCGACACCATGATCGCCGGCGCCGGCCTCGTTGACGAAGCGGCCGCGCTGTCGCTGGCGCAGGAAGCCCCCGAACGCATCTTCGAATTGCTCGATTACGGCGTGCCCTTCGATCGCGACCTGGAGGGCCGCCTCCTGCAATCCCGCGAGGCCGCGCATTCCTTCCGTCGCATCGTGCGCGTCGGTGGCGACACCGCCGGCCATGCCGTGATGCAGGCCCTCATCGCGGCCGTCCGCAAGACCCCCTCGATCACCGTGCGCGAGGGTTTCATCGCCGAAGACCTAGTCGTGACAGATGGCCGTGTTACCGGGGTCTTCGCCAGGGGCGAAGGCGGCGCGGCGGATAAGGCGACATTCTTTCCCACGCGCGCCGCCGTGCTCGCGACCGGCGGCGCCGGCCATCTCTATCGCGTCACGACCAATCCGCCGGAATCGAACGGCATCGGCCTTGCCATCGCCGCCCGCGCCGGGGCGGTGATCGCCGATACGGAGTTCGTGCAGTTCCATCCGACGGGCATCGACATCGGCCGCGATCCAGCGCCCCTTGCGAGCGAAGCGATCCGTGGCGATGGCGCCGTGCTGATCAACAAGGCCGGCGAGCGCTTCATGCTGCATCTGCACCCGGATGCGGAACTCGCGCCGCGCGATGTGGTAGCGCGCGGGGTCTTCGCTGAGATTGCTGCCGGCCGCGGCGCTTTCATCGACGCGCGCGAGGCGCTCGGCCGTCATTTCGCCGAGCATTTCCCGACCGCCTATGCGGCCTGCGCCAGCGTCGGCATAGACCCGGCTGTCCAGCCCATCCCGATTGCGCCGGCCGCCCATTACCATATGGGCGGCGTCGTCACCGATGCGCATGGGCGCACGTCGCTGCCCGGCCTGTGGGCTGCGGGGGAAGTCGCCTCCACCGGCGTCCATGGCGCCAACCGCCTCGCCTCCAATTCGCTGCTGGAAGCGGTTGTTTTCGGCGCCCGCGTGGCGACGGACCTCAAGGGGCTCGACGCGCCGGCCGCATCGACGGTCGTGCCGCTGCGGCAGCCACGCGCCGGTCTGCCGACCGCACGCGACAAGGAGGCGATCAGCCGGCTGCGCGCCGTCATGCAGGCCGACGTCGGCGTCATCCGCGACGATGCCGGGCTGAAGCGCGCGATCGCCACCATCATGGACATTGATGCCAGCGCCGAGAGTATCATGCTCGCGCATATGGCGACGGCCGCCTTTCTCGTTGCCGCACCGGCGCTCCTTCGGCAGGAAAGCCGTGGCGGGCATTTCCGGGCCGACTTTCCCCGGACCGATGACGCCTGGGCGCGCCGCACCATGACGACGCTCACGGCTCTCGAGACCGTGACCGCGACGGAACTCGGTCTCACGCGCCAGCGCGCCGCAGGAGAATGA